A genomic stretch from Gorilla gorilla gorilla isolate KB3781 chromosome 20, NHGRI_mGorGor1-v2.1_pri, whole genome shotgun sequence includes:
- the OR7D1 gene encoding olfactory receptor 7D4-like, translating to MEAENLTELSEFLLLGLSDDPELQPILFGLFLSMYLVTVLGNLLIILAISSDSHLHTPMYFFLSSLSFVDTSFISTTVPKMLVNIQARIKDISYMGCLTQVYFLMMFAGMDTFLLAVMAYDRFVAICHPLHYTVIMNPCLCGLLVLASWFIIFWFSLVHILLMKKLTFSTGTEIPHFFCEPAQVLKVACSNTLLNNIVLYVATALLGVFPVAGILFSYSQIVSSLMRTSSTEGKYKAFSTCGSHLCVVSLFYGTGLGVYLSSAVTHSSQSSSTASVMYAMVTPMLNPFIYSLRNKDVKGALGRLLSRAASCLLRDTTSELRGCYGSLKQM from the coding sequence ATGGAAGCAGAAAACCTTACAGAATTATCAGAATTCCTCCTCTTAGGACTCTCAGATGATCCTGAACTGCAGCCCATCCTCTTTGGGCTGTTCCTGTCCATGTACCTGGTCACGGTGCTGGGGAACCTGCTCATCATCCTGGCCATCAGCTCTgactcccacctccacacccccatgtacttcttcctctCCAGCCTGTCCTTTGTGGACACCTCTTTCATCTCCACCACAGTCCCCAAGATGCTAGTGAACATCCAGGCACGGATCAAAGACATCTCCTACATGGGGTGCCTCACTCAGGTGTATTTTTTAATGATGTTTGCTGGAATGGATACTTTCCTACTGGCCGTGATGGCCTATGACCGGTTTGTGGCCATCTGCCACCCCCTGCACTACACGGTCATCATGAACCCCTGCCTCTGTGGCCTCCTGGTTCTGGCATCTTGGTTCATCATTTTCTGGTTCTCCCTGGTTCATATTCTACTGATGAAGAAGTTGACCTTCTCCACAGGCACTGAGATTCCGCATTTCTTCTGTGAACCGGCTCAGGTCCTCAAGGTGGCCTGCTCTAACACCCTCCTCAATAACATTGTCTTGTATGTGGCCACGGCACTGCTGGGTGTGTTTCCTGTAGCTGGGATCCTCTTCTCCTACTCTCAGATTGTCTCCTCCTTAATGAGAACGTCCTCCACCGAGGGCAAGTACAAAGCCTTTTCCACCTGTGGATCTCACCTCTGTGTGGTCTCCTTGTTCTATGGAACAGGACTTGGGGTCTATCTGAGTTCTGCTGTGACCCATTCTTCCCAGAGTAGCTCCACTGCCTCAGTGATGTACGCCATGGTCACCCCCATGCTGAACCCCTTCATCTACAGCCTGAGGAACAAGGATGTGAAGGGGGCCCTGGGGAGACTCCTCAGCAGGGCAGCCTCTTGTCTCTTACGGGACACAACCTCAGAACTAAGAGGATGCTATGGGTCCCTTAAGCAAATGTGA
- the LOC101142996 gene encoding olfactory receptor 7E24, with the protein MAQQRGSAAQCPSYTEPQNLTGVSEFLLLGLSEDPELQPVLAGLFLSMYLVTVLGNLLIILAISSASHLHSPMYFFLSNLSLADIGFTSTTVPKMIVDMQTHSRVISYAGCLTQMSFFVLFACMDDMLLSVMAYDRFVAICHPLHYRVIMNPRLCGFLILLSFFISLLDSQLHNLIVLQLTCFKDVAISNFFCDPSQLLHLRCSDTFINEMVIYFMGAIFGCLPISGILFSYYKIVSSILRVPTSDGKYKAFSTCGSHLAVVCLFYGTGLVGYLSSAVSPSPRKSMVASVMYTVVTPMLNPFIYSLRNKDIQSALCRLHGRIIKSHHLHPFCYMG; encoded by the exons ATGGCCCAGCAGAGGGGAAGCGCAGCTCA gtGTCCGAGCTACACAGAGCCACAGAATCTCACAGGTGTCTCAGAATTCCTCCTCCTGGGACTCTCAGAGGATCCAGAACTGCAGCCGGTCCTCGCTGGGCTGTTCCTGTCCATGTACCTGGTCACGGTGCTGGGGAACCTGCTCATCATTCTGGCCATcagctctgcctcccacctccacagtcccatgtacttcttcctctccaaccTGTCCTTGGCTGACATCGGTTTCACCTCCACCACGGTCCCCAAGATGATTGTGGACATGCAAACTCACAGCAGAGTCATCTCCTATGCAGGCTGCCTGACTCAGATgtctttttttgtcctttttgcaTGTATGGATGACATGCTCCTGAGTGTGATGGCCTATGACCGGTTTGTGGCCATCTGTCACCCCCTGCACTACCGAGTCATCATGAACCCACGCCTCTGTGGCTTCTTAATcttgttgtctttttttattagtcttttggACTCCCAGCTGCACAATTTGATTGTGTTACAGCTCACCTGCTTCAAGGATGTGGCCATTTCTAATTTCTTCTGTGACCCTTCTCAACTCCTCCACCTTAGGTGTTCTGACACCTTCATCAATGAAATGGTCATATATTTCATGGGTGCCATATTTGGCTGTCTCCCTATCTCAGGGATCCTTTTCTCTTACTATAAAATTGTTTCCTCCATTCTGAGAGTTCCAACATCAGATGGGAAGTATAAAGCCTTCTCCACCTGTGGCTCTCACCTGGcagttgtttgcttattttatggAACAGGCCTTGTAGGGTACCTCAGTTCAGCTGTGTCACCATCCCCCAGGAAGAGTATGGTGGCTTCAGTGATGTACACTGTGGTCACCCCCATGCTGAACCCCTTCATCTACAGCCTGAGGAACAAGGACATTCAAAGTGCCCTGTGCAGGCTGCATGGCAGAATCATCAAATCTCATCATCTCCATCCTTTTTGTTATATGGGATAG